A genomic region of Thunnus maccoyii chromosome 13, fThuMac1.1, whole genome shotgun sequence contains the following coding sequences:
- the si:ch211-244c8.4 gene encoding proline-rich protein 36, with the protein MDVQTENMDPPPCESQPSGKIRKGFKLFGKRKPGNIFSIRSKGDGNNKSPVNRSKNLDGLSETAAPDSEQELDKEKGQEVSHGESEQAEEEPLGEDGVLAAAPARTSISSACSAKSLSFLSLLRGGRRGGGDRRVHTVSQPVGRQRRGLKGLFGNVKFRSKDKEDKEEAPPSPLLMSSRANSVEIIKEDLTLTPKSQPRSLDSPETESCAKSLTSQDSSATSPSKTITPQKTAGNVSRTNEHAPPLLTPEPPLIPGEKSLSSLLADISSLLTFDSISGGGDIMADVEAEWGKASSAIGSVVTEVTPSSTSLFSKPTVSSPVTYASVSTSSVAKPTPVAFPTTAPTSLTKITSTSSPIAKPSTIITTLTKSSTLTTPSVKSSSDSTPASGPSTSITIKSTPTATATTKPLTTPVTLTSLSAPIMSSPSTSQSTPSSTSATTTAPPNTPATVVKAPSISPTLTSTASKLASQIAAPPQTIASVSKPSPEATRLLASAKPPPVTHSPPTPVSFTQPPPAKLDSGSSLKLQTSSSSKPLQSSAAGEVKAPVTVSPALTVTTKPSSPAPVFSTTMTKVTPSTPTPGSISTTLSKPTSMDLNKTLPPVAVAPDLCPPPTQTAITSTKTKPSPASVPTPFSTSLDKIPPMTKPTPASVSLEKMPPAPMPTPAPTTHAVVSTAPPTPPAPGQIPVSQTKAPPAPAQIPISVSKEPPVPAQIPISVSKEPPVPAQMQVSQTKAPPALPQIPVSLSKDPPAPARIPVSVSTNPPAPARIPVSVSTHPPAPACIPVSVSTDPPAPAPIPISVSTDPPAPAHIPGSVSKDPPAPVHIPDSVSKDPPAPVRIPGPVSKDPPAPVHIPGPVSKDPPAPVRIPDSVSKDPPAPVHIPGPVSKDPPAPACIPISVSTDPPAPARIPVSVSKDPPAPAHFPVSVSTDPPAPAHTPVSVSADPPAPARISVSVSADPPAPARIPVSVSKDPPAPARIPVSVSTDPPAPARIPVSVSTDPPAPARIPVPVSKDPPAPACIPVSVSKDSPAPVQIPVSQSKAPPAPCPVTSPPSIPATLPSEAPASAKMRGSGQASVDGQLACLSSTDAQRAQTVPSKTEELQNESRTSLQGPSSERRTPPVKASGLSKIPVVGGGRGGKLPVRESRHVDDEASRDPPPPVLEEERPHFNSHDAGSKDKISHVEANVPTSKHTQEESQPPHQPKVLTSLPRDSKIPVKHGAQSHTASHIPQAKEPPRTKIPVSKVPVRRVGNKPAAGGSTQIRK; encoded by the coding sequence TATTCGAAGCAAAGGGGATGGAAACAACAAGTCACCTGTTAACAGGAGCAAAAACCTTGATGGATTATCAGAGACTGCTGCACCAGATTCGGAGCAGGAGCTGGACAAGGAAAAGGGACAGGAGGTGAGTCACGGAGAGAGTGAGCAGGCAGAGGAGGAGCCGCTTGGTGAAGATGGCGTTCTAGCTGCCGCCCCTGCTCGCACCTCCATTTCTTCAGCATGCTCAGCCAAGTCCCTCAGCTTCCTTTCGTTACTGAGGGGTGGccggagaggagggggggaccGCCGAGTCCACACTGTGTCCCAACCAGTGGGTCGGCAACGTCGTGGACTGAAGGGTCTCTTTGGCAATGTTAAGTTCCGCTCAAAAGATAAGGAGGACAAGGAGGAAGCCCCTCCAAGCCCGCTTCTCATGTCATCCCGAGCCAACAGCGTGGAAATCATCAAAGAGGACCTCACCCTCACCCCCAAATCCCAGCCTCGCTCTCTAGACAGCCCCGAGACAGAGAGCTGTGCCAAGAGCTTAACATCACAGGACAGCTCAGCCACATCCCCATCAAAGACGATAACTCCCCAGAAGACGGCAGGCAATGTGAGTAGAACTAATGAGCATGCGCCGCCTTTACTCACCCCTGAACCACCCTTGATACCTGGTGAGAAGAGCCTGAGCTCCTTGCTGGCAgacatctcctctctcctgacCTTTGACTCGATCTCAGGGGGTGGAGACATCATGGCTGATGTGGAGGCAGAGTGGGGCAAAGCCAGCAGCGCCATCGGTAGTGTGGTGACTGAAGTCACGCCATCATCCACATCTCTCTTCTCCAAACCCACCGTCTCATCTCCAGTGACTTATGCCTCTGTCAGCACTTCATCTGTGGCAAAACCCACTCCTGTAGCTTTCCCCACAACAGCCCCAACCTCTCTCACAAAGATAACTTCAACCTCTTCTCCCATTGCCAAGCCGAGCACTATCATCACTACTTTGACCAAATCTTCCACTTTGACTACTCCCTCAGTCAAATCAAGCTCAGACTCTACTCCAGCTTCTGGACCTTCTACCAGCATTACAATAAAATCAACTCCTACagccacagcaacaacaaaacctTTAACTACTCCTGTAACGTTAACAAGCCTTTCAGCTCCAATAATGTCTTCTCCTTCTACAAGTCAATCCACACCAAGCTCCActtctgctactacaacagctCCTCCGAACACCCCGGCCACAGTGGTCAAGGCTCCCTCAATTAGTCCAACTCTTACCTCTACAGCTAGCAAACTGGCTTCACAGATTGCAGCTCCTCCTCAAACTATTGCTTCAGTAAGTAAACCTAGCCCTGAAGCTACCCGTCTTCTTGCTTCAGCTAAACCTCCACCAGTAACCCATAGCCCTCCCACCCCTGTTTCTTTTACCCAACCTCCACCTGCTAAATTGGATTCAGGTAGCAGTTTGAAACTGCAAACCTCCTCTTCCAGCAAACCTCTCCAAAGTTCAGCTGCAGGAGAAGTTAAAGCCCCAGTGACAGTATCACCAGCCCTTACTGTTACAACCAAACCCTCCTCTCCTGCACCAGTTTTCTCCACCACGATGACAAAGGTTACCCCATCAACTCCAACCCCAGGCTCGATATCTACGACCCTTTCCAAACCTACATCTATGGACTTAAATAAGACCCTTCCCCCCGTTGCAGTTGCTCCAGATCTTTGTCCCCCCCCTACCCAGACTGCCATAACTTCAACTAAGACCAAACCCAGCCCTGCGTCTGTCCCAACTCCATTTTCAACTTCTTTAGATAAGATTCCTCCCATGACTAAACCTACTCCTGCATCAGTCTCCCTAGAGAAGATGCCCCCTGCTCCCATGCCAACTCCAGCCCCTACCACTCATGCTGTTGTTTCTACAGCACCCCCAACACCCCCAGCTCCAGGTCAGATCCCAGTCTCTCAAACTAAAGcccctcctgctcctgctcaAATCCCAATTTCTGTTTCTAAGGAACCTCCTGTTCCTGCTCAAATACCAATTTCTGTTTCTAAGGAACCTCCTGTTCCTGCTCAAATGCAAGTTTCTCAAACTAAAGCCCCTCCTGCCCTTCCTCAAATACCAGTTTCTTTGTCTAAAGACCCTCCTGCCCCTGCCCGTATCCCGGTTTCTGTATCTACCAACCCTCCAGCCCCTGCTCGTATCCCAGTTTCTGTATCCACACACCCTCCTGCCCCTGCTTGTATCCCAGTTTCTGTATCCACAGATCCTCCTGCCCCTGCTCCTATCCCAATTTCTGTATCTACAGACCCTCCTGCCCCTGCTCATATCCCAGGTTCAGTATCTAAAGACCCTCCTGCCCCTGTTCATATCCCAGATTCTGTATCTAAAGACCCTCCTGCCCCTGTTCGTATCCCAGGTCCTGTATCTAAAGACCCTCCTGCCCCTGTTCATATCCCAGGTCCTGTATCTAAAGACCCTCCTGCCCCTGTTCGTATCCCAGATTCTGTATCTAAAGACCCTCCCGCCCCTGTTCATATCCCAGGTCCTGTATCTAAAGACCCTCCTGCCCCTGCTTGTATCCCCATTTCTGTATCCACGGATCCTCCTGCCCCTGCTCGTATCCCAGTTTCTGTCTCTAAAGACCCTCCTGCCCCAGCTCATTTCCCAGTTTCTGTGTCTACAGACCCTCCTGCCCCTGCTCATACCCCAGTTTCTGTGTCTGCAGACCCTCCTGCCCCTGCTCGTATCTCAGTTTCTGTGTCTGCAGACCCTCCTGCCCCTGCTCGTATCCCAGTTTCTGTGTCTAAAGACCCTCCTGCCCCTGCTCGTATACCAGTTTCTGTGTCTACAGACCCTCCTGCCCCTGCTCGTATCCCAGTTTCTGTGTCTACAGACCCTCCTGCCCCTGCTCGTATCCCAGTTCCTGTATCTAAAGACCCTCCTGCCCCTGCTTGTATCCCAGTTTCTGTATCAAAAGACTCTCCTGCTCCTGTTCAGATCCCTGTTTCTCAATCTAAAGCCCCCCCTGCCCCTTGCCCTGTCACTTCTCCTCCTTCTATCCCTGCAACTTTGCCAAGTGAAGCCCCAGCCTCTGCTAAGATGAGAGGAAGTGGACAGGCATCAGTGGATGGGCAATTGGCCTGTCTGAGTAGCACAGATGCGCAGAGGGCCCAGACAGTGCCCTCCAAAACGGAGGAACTGCAAAATGAGTCACGAACAAGCCTCCAGGGCCCCTCCAGCGAAAGGAGGACACCACCAGTAAAGGCATCAGGACTTAGCAAAATACCTGTAGttggaggaggcagaggaggaaagcTACCTGTCCGGGAAAGCCGACATGTTGATGATGAAGCAAGCAGGGACCCACCTCCTCCTGTGCTAGAAGAAGAGAGGCCCCATTTCAACTCACATGATGCAGGGAGCAAAGATAAAATCAGTCATGTTGAGGCTAATGTGCCCACCTCAAAACACACCCAGGAGGAGAGTCAGCCGCCTCACCAGCCGAAAGTCCTCACCAGTTTACCGCGTGACTCAAAGATTCCTGTGAAGCATGGCGCACAGTCTCACACTGCCTCTCACATCCCTCAAGCTAAAGAACCCCCTCGCACCAAGATACCCGTGTCCAAGGTTCCTGTCCGCAGGGTTGGTAATAAACCAGCTGCTGGTGGCAGCACCCAGATAAGAAAATAA